DNA from Leucobacter aridicollis:
CGAAATGCTGGTTCGCGAGCAGCGTCGTTGGCACGAGCATCGCGACCTGCTTGCCGTCCTGGACAGCCTTGAACGCGGCCCGCACCGCGACCTCAGTCTTGCCGAACCCGACGTCACCGGCGAGCAGCCGGTCCATCGGCACGGGGCGCTCCATGTCGCGCTTCACCTCGTCGATGGTGGTGAGCTGGTCGAGCGTCTCGGCGTACGGGAATGCTTCCTCGAGCTCGCGCTGCCACGGGGTGTCCGTGGAGAACGCGTGACCGGGCGACGCCATGCGCGCCGAGTACAACTTCACGAGCTCGACGGCGATGTCGCGGACGGCCTTGCGGGCCTTCTTCTTCGCGTTCGACCAGTCGCTGCCGCCCATCTTCGAGAGCGCGGGCGCCTCGCCGCCAACGTAGCGCGAGAGCTGGTCGAGCTGATCGGTCGGCACGTAGAGCTTGTCCTTGGGCATGCCGCGCTTCGTCGAGGCGTACTCGATGACGAGGTACTCGCGCAGCGCCTTCCCGGCGTCGCGCCCGATGCCGGTGGGAACCATGCGCTGGGTGAGCTCGACGAACTGCCCGATGCCGTGCGTCTCGTGCACCACGTGGTCGCCGGCGACGAGCTTCAGCGGGTCGACGACGTTCTTGCCGCGTCGCCGAGCGAGCTTCTGCCCGGACTGCCCTTGGGAGGTGACGGTGCGCCCGAAGAATTCCGCCTCGGTCTCGAGCAGTAGCTTCGCTTCTTCGTTCTCGAACCCCTGCCAGGCGATACCGGTGACGAGGTAAATGACCCCCTGCTCGAGCTCGCCGGGGAGCTCGTCGACGATGCGCGCCGCGGCGCCGGTCTCTGAGAGCAGGTCGCGGGCGCGCTCAACGAGCCCGACGCCCTGGGCGGTGACGATCGCGCGCCACCCGTCCGCAAGCCTGCGGCTCAGGTGGACGAGCGCCTGGGCCGTCGCGTCGCTGTCCGTCGCCGACCGGCGAACCGGTCCGCCCTGCACCGTGATGATCGCGTCGTCGACGCCGTCGATCACGGTGAGGCCGCGCGGCTCGTCGCCGGTCTCGGCGTCCGCCGCACCGGCCAGGTCCTCGGCGTCGCGCACGAAGCCAGTCATGCTCCACCACGGGCGATCCTGGGACGCGCGTCGCAGCTCTGCGACAGTCAGCATGCCGCTGTCACCGGTGGGTACCGGCGTCTCCGCGCCGACGGTCGCGGCGTGCCAGGCCGCCTCGAGGAACTCACGGTTCGTCTCGGCGAGGCTCACCGCACGACCGGCGACCCGCTCGGGCGACACGACGAGCACGGCGCCGCCGTCGGGCAGCAGCCCAGTCAGTGGCGCGAGCCCTGGCACGAGCTGCGGCAGCAGACTCTCCATGCCCTCGACCGCGATCCCCTCGGTCATCTTCTCGAGCATCGTCGACAGTGCCGGGAACTTCGGCAGCAGCTCGGCGGCGCGGGCACGCACGTCGTCGGTGAGCAGCAGCTCGCGCGCCGGCCACAGTTCGAGAAGCTCGACGGGGTCGCCGGCGCTGCGCTGGTCGGACACCGAGAACCTGCGGATCTGATCGACCTCGTCGCCGAAGAAGTCGACGCGCATCGCCTGCTCGGCCGCGGGCGGGAAAACGTCGAGGATGCCGCCGCGCACGGCGAACTCGCCGCGCCTGGTCACCATGTCGACGCGCGTATATGCGAAATCAACGAGCTTGCGCGAGAGCGATTCGAGGCCGCTCTCTGCGCCGCCGATCCGCGGTTCCTCGCCAGCGCGGAGCACGACGGGCTCGGCGAGCGCGGCGTGTGGCGACACGGGCTGCAGCGCCGCGCGGACCGAGGCGACCATGACGAGCGGCCCGGCCTCGGACTGCGCTGAGTCGTCGCGGTAATCCCGGAGCATCCGCAGCGCCTCGGCGCGGCGCCCGACGGTCTCGGCGCTCGGGCTCAACCGCTCGTGCGGCAGCGTCTCCCAGGCCGGGAATTCGGTCGTGCGCGCCTCAGGGATGAGCGACGCAATCGCCTGGCGGATCGCGTCGGCCTCGCGGCTCGTCGCGGCAATGAGGAGGTACGCGCCCCGATCCCCTGACGCGCGGCGCCGCCGGATCAGGCCGGCGATGAGCGGCGCGCGCAGCCCGTCCGACACCGAGAATTCGGCGTCGGTGGCAGCGGCATCGAGGGCGCGCGCGAACGACGGTGCTCCCTCGAGCAACCCGTCAAGCCCACGGAGACTCATCGTGCGCCACCGTGGAATCGCTGCTGCGTGGCGGTGAGCCCGTCTGTGACGAGCATCTCGCTCGCGTCGGCCGCGTCTTCGAGCAGCACGGCGAGGGTGTCACGCTCACCCGAGGCGAACGGCTTGAGCACAAAGTCGGCGGGATCCTGCTGGCCGGGCGGGCGCCCGATCCCGATCCGTACGCGCAGGAACTCGGGGGTGCCGAGCGCCTTCGCGATGTCGCGGAGGCCGTTGTGGCCGCCGTGGCCGCCGCCTTGCTTCAGCTTCAGCGAATCGAACGGGAGGTCGAGCTCGTCGTGGAGCACGATCACGCGGTCGGGGTCGACGCCAAAGTACTTCGCGAGTGCCGACACGGGGCCGCCTGACGTGTTCATGTACCCGTTGGACTTCGCGAGGATCAGCTTCGGCCCGCCGGGCACGATGCGCCCCTCGGCGACGCGGGAGTTCGTCTTGTGGGGAGAGAACTTCGCCCCCATTCGCTCCGCGAGCACGTCGAGCGCCATCTGGCCGACATTGTGCCGCGTCGCTTCATACTTCGGCCCGGGGTTCCCGAGGCCCACGACCAGCCAACTATCACTCGCCACGGTCTCAACGTCCTTTTTCTTTCGCAGGCCAAACACCCTCTAAGCCTATGCGCCGTCGGGCCGCCGGGAGTGCGAAATTGCTCTCGGCTGAACGGATTCTCTGGACACACAAAACCCGCCGGGCGGTGAAGCACCGCCCGGCGGGTTGTGTGAAGCGTGTGAGAGTTACTCGGCAGCTGCCTCTTCGGCGCCCTCTGCTGCCTCATCGTCCGCAGCAGCGCCGCGGGGAACGACGACCTGCACGACGAGCTGCGCGGCGTCGTCGAGGAGCTCAGCGCCCTTGGGGAGCGTGAGGTCGCCGGCGAGCACCTGGGTGCCCTCTTCTGCGCCCTCGACGTCGACCTGGACCGACTCGGGGATCGCGGTGGCCGGAACGAGCAGGCGAAGCGTGTTGAGCTCCTGCAGCGCAACGGTGCCCGAGAACGAGGTGCCGGCGACGTGCACGGGAACCTCAGCCTCGACCTTCTCGCCCTTCTTGACGATGATCATGTCGACGTGCTCGATGATCTGACGTACGGGATCCTTCTGCACGTCCTTGACGAGCACGAGCTCCTGCTTGCCGTCGAGCGTGATCTCGACGAGCGGGTTCGCGTAGCGAACGATGAGGCTCAGCGGGTGGGTCTCGACGGTGACGTGCTTCGGGTCGGTGCCGTGGCCGTAGACGACCGCGGGGGTCTTGCCTGCAGCGCGGAGCTTGCGGGCTGCACCCTTGCCGAACTGCTCGCGGGTGGTTGCTTCGAGCTTGTTCTCAACGCTCATGATGATTCTCCTTGCGGGCTCTCGCCCCGTGTCGGGCGGGTTTCCCCGCCGGCGTGGTGTCTCGCACTTGTAACGTGCGACGCAGCGATGCCCCGTGAAGGGGAGGTCGTTCCGCGTCGATAACGGGCGCACGCGCCCCTCGCCGAAGTACAGCCACTTATCTTACACGATGTGCGGCCAGGTGTGAGCCTTTCCCTGTTCAGCCCGCCGGGGCGAGCGCCGCTGCAACGGTCCGTCCCGCGCGCCTGCCACTAAACAGGCAGTCGGCGAGCGACAGGCCTGACAAGTATGAGTTCGAGCAGATACCCACGGCAGAGCGACCAGCCGCAAGTAGGCCAGTGACTTCGCCCCCTCCTTCACGCAGCACCGCGCCGGTCTCCTCGTTCACGCGGAGGCCACCGAGTGTGAGCCCTGGGACCGGGTAGAACGGCGAACTGCCAACGGAGATGTCAATCGCGTAGAACGGCCCCCTCGCCACCGGAGTGGCAATGTCGGCGTGTTTGTGTGCGGGGTCACCCTCGCCAGAGATTCCCGAGTTGTACGCGTTGACGGTTGACTCGAGGCCCGCCACGCTCACTCCCGTCCTCCGGGCCAGGCTGGCTAGCGTCGCCGCGCGACGGTGGCCGAGCGTGAAGAGGAACAATGCTTGGAGTGCTTGAAATATTTGAGACTGCGCTCGTACTTGCGACTTCGCCGCGCGCCATTGGCTGGCGTCAAGCACCAATCGCCCTTTGCCCTCGTGGTTGCGGAGCAAGCTGTCTGAAAACGTCGCCCCATAAAGGTCCTCGTTCGCGATCCGCTTCCCGTCCATCCCAACAGCCACTCCGCCAAGCAGAGCACTCGGAGGTGTTAAGAACCGCCATGCGGTGAGACGATCCATTTTGCCTGTGCTGCCTCCAGCTTCCACGCCAAGCATGATGGCGCCGCCGTCATCTCCTGCCGTGCCGAGCGGGTTCACGTTGCGGTACGGCCCCGCGTGTCGGTCCATGAGCGCCGCGTTCATCACGAACCCCCCGCCAGATAGCAGGACCCGAGCCCCGGTCGCCTGGGCCCGCGTCGCACGACCACGCCACAAGCGCGCCGCTTGTCGGTCGAAAACCGCTCCCAGGGCAGGAGCAAAATTGCCGAGCTTGGCTCCCCGTCGCAGGATGCGGGCGTGCGCTGCTAAATCGGCAGGGTCGGTCAGCGCACCGTAGCGCGCGCCTACGACCGCCCCATCCTCCATGATGAGCTCGTCCACCCTGGCGGCGCGCACAACCTGAATGCTCCGCGACTCGACCGCACGCCTGAGTACACGGAAGAGAGCAGCCCCCGAACTCATGCCACGTGCCACTGTCCGGTGCCCCCGTGGGGCCGGGCGGGCGCGCTCACGGTAGGGCCACGCGTTCTCATTGCCTGAGTAGTAGAGGTAGTGCTTATCGCTGGGATAGGACGTCTTATACGGGGCCAACGATCCCTCGTAGCGCGCGCCAAGAGTCTCGAGCCATTCAAGCGTGCCGACGCTTTGCTCGCAGAAGCGACGCAACGTCGACTCGGAGACGGCATCGCCTACCTCTTGAGTGAGGTAGGCGAACATGTCCTCTGGGGTGTCATCGATTCCCGCAGCCCGCTGCTGCGCGGTCCCGCCACCGGCGTACACCACCCCGCCCGAGAGCGTGCTCGCGCCACCACCGTGTGCGCGGTCAAGGATCAGAACGCGGGCCCCCGCGTCAGCTGCTTCGATCGCAGCTGCCGCCCCGGCGGCCCCGAAACCCACCACAATGAGATCGTAGGGATGTCGCATATCCATCAGCTCCTTCGCTGTCTGATCGCAACCCCCGTGGCGGCCCAGTGTAGCAACGCCACCTGGCCTCGCGGCCAGCGAGCGTCCCCTACGACCCGAGATCTGCGACGGCCTGCTCGATGTCGGTGTCGCCGTCGAGCATGTCGAACGCGAAGCCGTCGAGATCGGGCCGGGCGACCACCGCGGCGAGCACGCGAGCGACGTTGTCACGGCTCACCGGGCCGCGGTCGAGCGTGGCACCGACGGTCACGCGACCGCTCCCGTGCTCGTCGGTCAGGGTTCCCGGACGGACGATCACCCAGCGAACTCCGCTCGCCTCGAGCGCGAGATCAGCCGCGTACTTCGCGCGCTGGTAGGCGGCGAAATCGACGCCCATGGAGGCCGGGGGCTCGATGGCGACGCCGATGTAGGAGATCTGCACGACCCGTGCGCCGAGCAATGCGGCCGCGGCCATCGTTGTGAGCGCTCCCTGATGGTCGACGGTCTCCTTGCGCTCAGGGCCGGATCCCGGACCGGCACCTGCCGCGAACACGAGGGTGTCTGCCGCGCCGAGCGCCCGCGCGAGTTCCTCGCCTGAGGAGTGCTCCAGGTCGAGCACCACGGGCTCACCACCGACACGCTCAACGTCGGCCGCGTGAGCGGGGTTTCGGATCACGCTGAGCACCCGGTGCCCCGCGGCGGTCAACAGTTTGGTTGCCCGGAGGGCGATCTTGCCATGTCCACCGATCATGCCGACGGTGATCATCTGGGAAGACTCGTTCACGATTGACTCCTATTCGGTTGCGGCGCTCGTGAGCTGCACGACGTCTGCGCCGTACGCCCGCGCGAGCTCGTCGGCGTGCACCAGCGCACCGACCCCCGGACTGCCGGCGCCAACGACAACGGTCTGCCCGCTCAGGCTCTCGTCAATGATGACGGGCCAGGCTGTGCTCGACCCGAGCGGCGTGATCGTGCCGCGCTTGTAGCCTGTCGCCGCGAAGGCCGCGTCCGCGTCGGGGAGCGAGAGCCGATTCACGCCGAGGTGGGCGCGCAGCTTGGCCCAGTTGAACTGCCCGTCGAGCGGCGTGAGCACGAACACGAAGCTGTCGCCGCGCTGCACGACGACGCTCTTGACGATCTGCGCGCCGCCGAAGTCAGCGTTGGTCGGTCGACCGGTGCCATCCCGCACGACGAAGTCGACCGCAAGGCCGCGCGCCGCGGCGTCCGACGCCGCCCGTGTCGTATCGGACAGTGCGTTTGCGTCGGGTGCTGGTGCTGCGTCTGTCATTGCGGTCTCGTTCCTTCCGGGGGTGTTTCCCAGTCGGTGAAACACCCCCGGGGAAGAAACTATTTC
Protein-coding regions in this window:
- the mfd gene encoding transcription-repair coupling factor, yielding MSLRGLDGLLEGAPSFARALDAAATDAEFSVSDGLRAPLIAGLIRRRRASGDRGAYLLIAATSREADAIRQAIASLIPEARTTEFPAWETLPHERLSPSAETVGRRAEALRMLRDYRDDSAQSEAGPLVMVASVRAALQPVSPHAALAEPVVLRAGEEPRIGGAESGLESLSRKLVDFAYTRVDMVTRRGEFAVRGGILDVFPPAAEQAMRVDFFGDEVDQIRRFSVSDQRSAGDPVELLELWPARELLLTDDVRARAAELLPKFPALSTMLEKMTEGIAVEGMESLLPQLVPGLAPLTGLLPDGGAVLVVSPERVAGRAVSLAETNREFLEAAWHAATVGAETPVPTGDSGMLTVAELRRASQDRPWWSMTGFVRDAEDLAGAADAETGDEPRGLTVIDGVDDAIITVQGGPVRRSATDSDATAQALVHLSRRLADGWRAIVTAQGVGLVERARDLLSETGAAARIVDELPGELEQGVIYLVTGIAWQGFENEEAKLLLETEAEFFGRTVTSQGQSGQKLARRRGKNVVDPLKLVAGDHVVHETHGIGQFVELTQRMVPTGIGRDAGKALREYLVIEYASTKRGMPKDKLYVPTDQLDQLSRYVGGEAPALSKMGGSDWSNAKKKARKAVRDIAVELVKLYSARMASPGHAFSTDTPWQRELEEAFPYAETLDQLTTIDEVKRDMERPVPMDRLLAGDVGFGKTEVAVRAAFKAVQDGKQVAMLVPTTLLANQHFETFQNRFAGFPVQLRALSRFQTDKEAKETLEGLAAGTVDVVIGTHRLLADSVIYKDLGLLIIDEEQRFGVEHKDSLKKLKTGVDILAMSATPIPRTLEMAVTGIREMSTLATPPEDRHPILTFVGPRSDRQISAAIRRELLREGQVFFVHNRVSSIGRTAAKIAELVPEARVAVAHGKLSEHQLEQVVQDFWERKFDVLVSTTIIETGLDIANANTIIIDQADKYGLSQLHQLRGRVGRSRERAYAYFLYDPDKPLTEHANERLETLAANNELGSGMQVALKDLELRGAGNLLGGEQSGHIAGVGFDLYLRMIGEAVNTFKGEDVQTTTELILELPVDAHIPEDYVESERLRLEAYQKFSAASHPQAPAENVELVLEELTDRYGEPPAEVARLAAVSALRRRASILGLTKVVALGPTLRLEPVTLLDSRRMRMTRMYPGGKYTESTKTLTIPLPGGTASARSPLAGVGQRSTPDDGDIVKWTSTVVATLLEPDPDPAAAPPAAR
- the pth gene encoding aminoacyl-tRNA hydrolase, translated to MASDSWLVVGLGNPGPKYEATRHNVGQMALDVLAERMGAKFSPHKTNSRVAEGRIVPGGPKLILAKSNGYMNTSGGPVSALAKYFGVDPDRVIVLHDELDLPFDSLKLKQGGGHGGHNGLRDIAKALGTPEFLRVRIGIGRPPGQQDPADFVLKPFASGERDTLAVLLEDAADASEMLVTDGLTATQQRFHGGAR
- a CDS encoding 50S ribosomal protein L25/general stress protein Ctc, which produces MSVENKLEATTREQFGKGAARKLRAAGKTPAVVYGHGTDPKHVTVETHPLSLIVRYANPLVEITLDGKQELVLVKDVQKDPVRQIIEHVDMIIVKKGEKVEAEVPVHVAGTSFSGTVALQELNTLRLLVPATAIPESVQVDVEGAEEGTQVLAGDLTLPKGAELLDDAAQLVVQVVVPRGAAADDEAAEGAEEAAAE
- a CDS encoding FAD-binding protein gives rise to the protein MRHPYDLIVVGFGAAGAAAAIEAADAGARVLILDRAHGGGASTLSGGVVYAGGGTAQQRAAGIDDTPEDMFAYLTQEVGDAVSESTLRRFCEQSVGTLEWLETLGARYEGSLAPYKTSYPSDKHYLYYSGNENAWPYRERARPAPRGHRTVARGMSSGAALFRVLRRAVESRSIQVVRAARVDELIMEDGAVVGARYGALTDPADLAAHARILRRGAKLGNFAPALGAVFDRQAARLWRGRATRAQATGARVLLSGGGFVMNAALMDRHAGPYRNVNPLGTAGDDGGAIMLGVEAGGSTGKMDRLTAWRFLTPPSALLGGVAVGMDGKRIANEDLYGATFSDSLLRNHEGKGRLVLDASQWRAAKSQVRAQSQIFQALQALFLFTLGHRRAATLASLARRTGVSVAGLESTVNAYNSGISGEGDPAHKHADIATPVARGPFYAIDISVGSSPFYPVPGLTLGGLRVNEETGAVLREGGGEVTGLLAAGRSAVGICSNSYLSGLSLADCLFSGRRAGRTVAAALAPAG
- a CDS encoding NAD(P)H-binding protein — its product is MNESSQMITVGMIGGHGKIALRATKLLTAAGHRVLSVIRNPAHAADVERVGGEPVVLDLEHSSGEELARALGAADTLVFAAGAGPGSGPERKETVDHQGALTTMAAAALLGARVVQISYIGVAIEPPASMGVDFAAYQRAKYAADLALEASGVRWVIVRPGTLTDEHGSGRVTVGATLDRGPVSRDNVARVLAAVVARPDLDGFAFDMLDGDTDIEQAVADLGS
- a CDS encoding aminoacyl-tRNA deacylase — protein: MTDAAPAPDANALSDTTRAASDAAARGLAVDFVVRDGTGRPTNADFGGAQIVKSVVVQRGDSFVFVLTPLDGQFNWAKLRAHLGVNRLSLPDADAAFAATGYKRGTITPLGSSTAWPVIIDESLSGQTVVVGAGSPGVGALVHADELARAYGADVVQLTSAATE